The stretch of DNA TCCACCTGGGGGACCACAAGAGAGcaatggaggtgtgtgtgtgtgtgtgtgtgtgtgtgtgtgtgtattttttatggGAGACTGAATGAGTGTGAATACGTCTcagtaattatttaatttagtgACAAAACTACTAGTTCCTACTGTAGTgattctcagctcctcagccgATGGTTCAGATATTACAGATGTAAAAATATGATATACTTACCCAGCAGGCTTTTAATATGGTTCATTAAAAATTTATTAGTGAAATTCTTAGGTGTGTAGCCCATATTAGGAGCTATAGTTCTGAGCTGGATTTCATTTTGAATATTCATTAATAGTCTCACTGCATTAATGAgctcatattcatattcagttctgtgtgtttctgtgtttatttCAGGAGTATAAGTCTCTGAGCCTGAAGCCGGACTGCCCCGCTGAGGTCTGGGTTCATCTGGGCTGCGCTCTGTTTTTCCTCGGTCTTTATAAAGAGGCAGAGGAAGTGGCCCTCAAAGGTCTGGAAAACTCCTGAAGTGTCTGAGGAGCTGGAAATGggaaaatcactgttttatttgattgtattttgtGGTGTTTTCTTGCTGCAGGACCTAAAAGTCAGCTTCAGAACCGACTGCTGTTTCACTTAGCCCACAAGGTCTGTACTGTTTGTAGCAGCAGTGCCTCACATTCCTGCTGCTttccagtgtgtgtttgctcctAACAGCCTGGTACCTGTTCATCTGTCTGTGCTGGTGTTTAGTTTGGGGATGAGAAAAAGCTGATGGGGTTCCACCAGAACCTGGAGGACGTAACAGAGGATCAGCTGAGCCTGGCCTCCATACACTACATGCGCTCACACTACCAGGAGGCCATCGACATCTACAAACGCATTCTGCTGCAGAACAGGTAACACACGCCTCACGGTTCTGCTGCAGAACAGGTAACGCACGCCTCACGGTTCTGCTGCAGAACAGGTAACGCACGCCTCATGGTTCTGCTGCAGAACAGGTAACACGCGCCTCACGGTTCTGCTGCAGAACAGGTAACACGCGCCTCACGGTTCTGCTGCAGAACAGGTAACACACGCCTCACGGTTCTGCTGCAGAACAGGTAACACACGCCTCACGGTTCTGCTGCAGTCTGATATCTATTCATGCTGAGTATCTTTATGTTGAGTATCAGTTAAtgttgatctgtgtgtgtgtgtgtgtgtgtgtgtgtgtgtgtctgtctgtctctaggGAGTTCCTGGCGCTGAATGTGTACGTGGCTCTGTGCTATTATAAGCTGGATTACTACGACGTGTCTCAGGAGGTTCTGGCAGTTTACCTGCAGAACTTTTCAGACTCCACCATAGCACTGAACCTCAAAGCCTGCAACCACTTCAGACTGTACAACGGCAAAGCTGCtgaggtgcacacacacacacacacacagcctgcaacCACCACAGACAGCAGATTGTGAAGCTACTCGAGCTGTGTAGTGTATCACAATACGGGGGTTAGGATTCAGGAGAGGTGATACTGAAAGCAAAGTGATATTTTGGcaaattttagaaaaaaactgtGAAGGATCCATCatctggggggcttcatacccctctagccaatacTCAACATTGAGCACGGTAAGCTAAGGAGTCATGTGAtcacagctgctccagagcgtcccgTCCTACTGGTCAGTGTTTTATATGGAGATTATACAGATGTGTCTGACACCTTAAGGCAGCTAAACTCAGTCAGTAAAAGGGTGTCCGGATACATTTggacagaaagtgtgtgtgagttgtgGTCTGAGTGTGTTCTGTGCTCTTCTGCAGGCGGAACTGAAGAACCTGATAGATATCTCCTCCAGCTCATTTGAGTTTGCAAAGGAACTGATCCGCCACAACCTGGTGGTGTTTCGGGGAGGAGAGGGGGCGCTGCAGGTTCTGCCCCCGCTCATCGACGTTATCTCTGAAGCTCGACTCAACCTGGTCATCTACTACCTCAGACAAGGTACACACGCTGTCCCGCTGCTGACCGGCAGAGCAGGGTTAGAGTGATCGA from Salminus brasiliensis chromosome 7, fSalBra1.hap2, whole genome shotgun sequence encodes:
- the ift56 gene encoding intraflagellar transport protein 56 isoform X2 yields the protein MLLSRVKPAVGGDGSVNSSEKKRRNKTRKIPRLEDYLSQRDYLGGLTLLEFQRNGGVAEENTDLWIGYCAFHLGDHKRAMEEYKSLSLKPDCPAEVWVHLGCALFFLGLYKEAEEVALKGPKSQLQNRLLFHLAHKFGDEKKLMGFHQNLEDVTEDQLSLASIHYMRSHYQEAIDIYKRILLQNREFLALNVYVALCYYKLDYYDVSQEVLAVYLQNFSDSTIALNLKACNHFRLYNGKAAEAELKNLIDISSSSFEFAKELIRHNLVVFRGGEGALQVLPPLIDVISEARLNLVIYYLRQDDVQEAYNLIKDLEPTTPQEYILKGVVNAALGQEIGSGSFKDRTAVFPAGRRLSQ